A single region of the Hippoglossus hippoglossus isolate fHipHip1 chromosome 17, fHipHip1.pri, whole genome shotgun sequence genome encodes:
- the LOC117777963 gene encoding thioredoxin reductase-like selenoprotein T1a: MEMKWPRFLLLALGAFSLCCATSGDSSGVKKMKMQFATGPLLKFQICISUGYKRVFEEYMQALYQRYPDIRIEGENYLPIPVYRHISSFLSIFKLLVIGLIIIGRDPFALLGMQAPGIWEWGQGNKIYACMMVFFFSNMIENQLMSTGAFEITLNDVPVWSKLESGQLPSMQQLVQILDNEMKMNVHMDTHHHS, from the exons ATGGAGATGAAGTGGCCGCGGTTCTTGCTCCTCGCTCTGGGAGCTTTCTCGCTGTGCTGCGCCACGTCTGGTGACAGCAGCGGcgtgaagaagatgaagatgcaGTTCGCCACGGGGCCCCTGCTCAAGTTTCAGATCTG CATTTCCTGAGGGTACAAGCGGGTGTTTGAGGAGTACATGCAGGCCTTGTACCAGCGGTACCCAGACATCCGCATCGAAGGGGAGAACTATCTTCCTATTCCCGTCTATAG ACACATTTCTTCCTTCCTGTCTATATTCAAACTGCTGGTGATTGGGCTGATTATCATCGGTAGGGATCCATTTGCCCTCCTTGGTATGCAAGCTCCAGGCATCTGGGAGTGGGGCCAGGGGAATAAG ATATATGCCTGCATGATGGTGTTCTTCTTCAGCAATATGATCGAAAACCAGTTAATGTCTACAGGAGCTTTTGAAATCACACTGAATG ATGTGCCAGTGTGGTCAAAACTGGAGTCGGGTCAGCTGCCCTCCATGCAGCAGCTTGTGCAAATCCTGGACAACGAGATGAAGATGAACGTCCACATGGACACCCACCACCACTCCTAA
- the LOC117777964 gene encoding thioredoxin reductase-like selenoprotein T1a — MEMKWPRFLLLALGAFSLCCATSGDSSGVKKMKMQFATGPLLKFQICISUGYKRVFEEYTQALYQRYPDIRIDGESYLPIPVYRHISSFLSIFKLLVIGLIIIGRDPFALLGMQAPGIWEWGQGNKIYACMMVFFFSNMIENQLMSTGAFEITLNDVPVWSKLESGQLPSMQQLVQILDNEMKMNVHMDTHHHS; from the exons ATGGAGATGAAGTGGCCGCGGTTCTTGCTCCTCGCTCTGGGAGCTTTCTCGCTGTGCTGCGCCACGTCTGGTGACAGCAGCGGcgtgaagaagatgaagatgcaGTTCGCCACGGGGCCCCTGCTCAAGTTTCAGATCTG CATTTCCTGAGGGTACAAGCGGGTGTTTGAGGAGTACACGCAGGCCTTGTACCAGCGGTACCCAGACATCCGCATCGATGGGGAGAGCTATCTTCCTATTCCCGTCTATCG ACACATTTCTTCCTTCCTGTCTATATTCAAACTGCTGGTGATTGGGCTGATTATCATCGGTAGGGATCCATTTGCCCTCCTTGGTATGCAAGCTCCAGGCATCTGGGAGTGGGGCCAGGGGAATAAG ATATATGCCTGCATGATGGTGTTCTTCTTCAGCAATATGATCGAAAACCAGTTAATGTCTACAGGAGCTTTTGAAATCACACTGAATG ATGTGCCAGTGTGGTCAAAACTGGAGTCGGGTCAGCTGCCCTCCATGCAGCAGCTTGTGCAAATCCTGGACAACGAGATGAAGATGAACGTCCACATGGACACCCACCACCACTCCTAA